AATCCGTTCATGCGCTTCGTCTCGAACATGAAGGACGCGATCGCTTACTTCGGCTTCAAGGGCGTCTTCGCCGGGAAGTCTGCGGGTAACACCGCCCGTAATTGAGCACGCCCTCACCCATCAAGTTTCCGGCCCTGCTGATCTGCGAACCGCAGACGGCCGGGCTGAAAATCGCCGCCCTCACGCTGCTGGACCGCCTCGTCGTAGCCACGCATCGTGCGGGTGCGGGACCGATCACCATTGTGTGCGCTGGTGAAGTGCCTGCTTTGAAACGCGCGAAGGCGTTGGATATTCCCGTGACGGTGGTAAAAGAAATCCCCGAGGTGCGAACAACCTCGCTCGTCGCCACGACCTCACTCCATGTGCAAACCGCGGATGTGAAACGCCTCATCCAAGAAGGCGGACACCTCCTCACGAAAGACGGGACGCCGTTGCCGATTGGATTGTTACCCGCGCTCAGGCAATCGCTACCTGAGGAGTTGAACAAGCTCACGCGCATTACCGCGCAAGGTGTGGCGTATGCGGTGACGGATGATACGAGTGCAAAGGTGGCCGAGAAAGCACTCTGGGCCTCACTGACGAGTTCCGCAGATGGTTTGGTGGATAAGTTCTTCAATCGCCCGTGTGGCCGACCGCTCTCGAAGCTGCTCATCCACACGCCCATCACGCCGAACATGGTTTCGATCATATCGATCCTCACCGGTGTGATCGCCGCTCTGTTCT
This genomic stretch from Verrucomicrobiia bacterium harbors:
- a CDS encoding CDP-alcohol phosphatidyltransferase family protein, which translates into the protein MSTPSPIKFPALLICEPQTAGLKIAALTLLDRLVVATHRAGAGPITIVCAGEVPALKRAKALDIPVTVVKEIPEVRTTSLVATTSLHVQTADVKRLIQEGGHLLTKDGTPLPIGLLPALRQSLPEELNKLTRITAQGVAYAVTDDTSAKVAEKALWASLTSSADGLVDKFFNRPCGRPLSKLLIHTPITPNMVSIISILTGVIAALFFAQGDSRSIIIGAILFQISAIIDCVDGDIARSVFKESPLGKWLDLAGDQVVHISVFACIAIGLIRTEQTAYGTWLGLSAVLGAILSFVVIVRGMRYPPEDRNQMLQKLIDSATNRDFSVLVFILACFQGLEWFLWMTAIGSHVFWIVALALQPSRPLQPASR